The sequence GAGGAGAGAACCAAGGTAATCTCTGATCTTCCACCGCAACCACAATACAAGCTTTAACAGCTATGATCTTATTTGCCTCGATCGAGCTGGTGAGCAGTTTGGGAAATGACGTCGTACTGATCAGTTCCGGATCTGATTTATACAGCGCGACCAAACCTTCTACAATGACATTCTTGTCGACAATTTCGGAAGAGTTTGACGATCCGAACAAGGCGTGCTGAAGATCGCACATCAGCTTTGAAAGTCGTTCGTGGGCGGGAAAGCAGCGGCTACTCACCTTCACGTCATTCTGTATATCCAGTACCAAACTCCTCACACCCGTACCATCGTGCCTCGGTGAGAGTGCCATAGCAGCTCTGATCATATCCACGTAAACCAGAGCGCAAGTTTCCAGACTCTTACTAGAATGTAACCCTTTCCTGACCCTATCTATGAACGCAGCTTGATTCGAATTTGACGATCTACCGGCCACCTCACTGGTCACCAGCTTGGTGAATATGTCCGGCAGCAGAACCAACAGTATCCCCAATAAGGGATAAAACGATCTAGTCCGCCTGGCATTTGACGAGGTGAACCCCGAATCTGAGAGAGACCACAGCGCATCAAATAGGGGTTCCActccttccatcttcctattTGATAGTATGAAAGACTCATATTCCACTGGATGGACCTCAATCCAATTCCATATACCCCTTCTGAGAGAGTTTGAGATGGCGACTTGAGCGGGTCTTTTGACATGAATGAAAGTTGATGAGACTTCCTGTATAGTCTGTGCTAATCTTGTTCTATCCAGATTTGCCCATTCCAACAGTCTTATCTCAGTCACATCTGGTGATTCTTCGATGGTGGTTTGTAGATACCCAATCTTACTTTTTATACGCGATAGTACTAAATTCCAATTTGACGCTGATAGATAGAATATTATCCTAGGTGTATATTTGGTCATCTGCGTGATGGTAGCGATAGGTGTGGAGCATTGTGAAGAGAGTGGTTTTGGCTTGATCGGTTCATGCGATGTGGTactggatgaggatggatagGAGTGTTGCTGGATGAATTTGGTGCCAAGTGTATAAGTGATACAATTCGATGAAATTGATCGAGTCGAGGAGGTACTGGAAGAGGTCCCTAATCCTTTTGAGTCTTTGGTAGGCGCTGGACTAGCTCTTTCGTAAATACCTGAATCCGATGAGACCAGTCTAGTATATATCAACATTATCCCTAAGATGTATCTGGCTAAAACTTCGTCGAAAGGGTATGGATCAGGCCAACAGCGGGGTAGTTCCCCCTGAGGTGGGGGCGAAGATGCCGAGTGGACCTGCCATGAGGTCGATAGGCAGAGattgaggatgtggagaaggtATAGTTGGGAATGGAGGGTGTCAAGGGAAGTTTCggcgagggatgatgggcTGGTGAACTAGCAGGGAGAATAATAAAGTATTCAGTATCGAATTAGCAGATGAAGGAATGGTGAAGTATGATGTCGATTGTGGCTCAACAATGAACGTATCTCTTACCTTGGATAGCGTCTCCAACGCTCCCACAAGACTCTGCACTATCAACGATACTCTGGATCTCGATAGTTGTAACAACGATCCAATCGTAGCTTGAACTCCAGGATCCACTTCCATGATCGCCAACCGTATTCCAGAGTTGCATGGTAGCTAGAGCGACGGTCATATCAGTTTAACAGAcgtggatgatatcgtcaCCACTGACATACCTTGTTCACTATCCTCCCTACGAGAGAGTTTATCACTTTGTGTTCTGGACTATTTCCCTCCGGTCTCATTATACTGCTCGTATCATTTATCGAGTTGGTATCGTAAGTTGAAGACTGGTACTGCGATTGACCTTGACTTGTACTTTCTTTCCCACTGTTCAATTGCGACTGagattgactttgacttgAGGAAGTGTTGGTCGATCTGAACAGACCTGAAGGTGAACTGAAGGAATGATGTGGTGATCCACCTGTTCCATTACGTCGCACGGGCATATTGAATgaatctcttcctcttcttttcgGATCGGGTTAGGTGAGGCCGAGGGCGAGGGTGATGAGGTTCTGAAGTgcgggaagagggatgaagggtgAAGGGTAAAgggtgagagatgaggtgagattTTCAAaatgggatgaggtgagagGGTATGGTGTGTATGGTGTGTGTGGTAACTAGGTACAACatgagaggagaagagagggaaagcAAGATATAGATGTATGGGGTGCAATCGAGTAAAAGGGGTGATGCTGTATGTATGCTGTTTTACAGTTGAGCTTTgacctctttctctttctaCTCTTATGTTATTCTATTGTGGTATGAGCGTATGAGCAGCTGAACGACgatatgggatgatgaaCAATGGATTATTACTGTACTGTATCTCTTCGACGCGTCAGGGCGATATCCATATGAAACTGAAACTGACTGGACCTGATTCAGACAGTCCGTCCTATAACGCTCGGACCCATCTAACACTACACCTCGGACACCTCCGCCCGTCAACTCGGCTTCATCTTAAGCTTGAGCCATGTGGCATGTTCATGTTGTCAAGCTAAGGTACAAAAGCACAAGCTAGGAAGGAAAGAGTCAAGAATAACATCCGATATCATTCGGTATTtgttcatcatcacatctcaCTTTACtggaatcactcactttgtcCATCACACACTATGGCTCCTTCCCGAGGTGACGGTGATGGAGCATCCACTCCGTTGGACCTATCATATCCGTCAAGACTGGTACAGACGTAAGTCTATCTTCATCGCATGAATCCACATGGCATAGATAGCTCATATCATCTTATCATCTGATCCGACTTAGACTCGACTCCCATTCAGGTCCAGTGAACGTGATAAAATACAACCACGGTGCGAAATACCTCCTATCGGGATCATCAGACCGGAGTATCAGGTTGTGGAATCCCTCTTTagggaaggagatcaaatTTTATAATGGCCATGCTCAGGAGGTATTGGCTTTAGACATGTGAGCGGACATTCCACCTCGTACTAATATCAAAGCATGTTTGGACTGAACAGATAAGGTAAAGGTCTGCATATTGACCACCTGGTAAATATCATTAGCACACACGATAACGCAAAATTCGCATCAtcaggaggagatcgagcAGTGTTTTTATGGGACGTACCTACCGGATCGGTCATACGGAGGATGCAAGGTCATTTTGGGAAGATCAACGCTGTGGGGTTCAGTCCCGATTCGCAAATATTGGCTAGTGGTGGGTACCGTTTTATCGATGTCATCGGCACCAACTTGCGGAGctgaatgatatgatatcGTGTGTATAGCCGGTTTCGACGCCAAAGTCATGTTATGGGATATGCGGTGAGTCTacttcctcccccttctcctcatgAGAAAGGCATCTATCAGACCAAGCGATAAGTCTTAAAGTATCTCAACAGAAATACTAATACTCCCACATTCATGCCAGAGCCTCATCCCGTGACCCCCTCCAAACACTCAAAGAAGCCTCCTCAACAgtctcttccctcctcctcccatcctcccctcaaATAATCACGGGATCCTACGACGGCCATTTACGCACCTATGATCTGCGATTCGGTCTCCTCACTGAAGACGTAATTGGAGaacccatctcatctatcagaCTGTCCAGGTCGAATCCCGAGGAAAGTATTTTGGTGGGGACTACACCCATTTCCTCTGGTGGTGGTAATAGCGGGACAAtaagggaggaagatgcacCGAAAATACGTATATTTGATAGGAAAGATGGTTCGTGTCTCCAGACGGTCAAGGGGCACGATACGGCGGGAAGTAATAGATGGGCGATGGAATGGGGGTATGGAGAGGGGTACGTACTGGCGGGGGatagggatgggaagatgtgGGGATGGAATGTattggatgtgagttgtgtCCTACCTCTGACTCGATTCGGTCTGGCGAGGATCCTTGTTGTCAAATCACTTATTCAAATATATCGATGAACCAAGCCACTGACCTTTCATCTCTCTATATAACCTGTTCAGGCCAaaccccttccttctcatcccaaaCAGATCCACAAAAAACAAATCACCTCGCTAGTCATCAACccaagagggaaagagatGATAAGCGCTTCAGCGGACGGTACCATCAAAGTATGGCATAAGTAATACAGTCTATCCAGATCCCGAAACAATCTGCTCAAGCATAAGGCATAGAAATCGAAGAGCAAACAATATGCAATATCAAGAAAATCGTACGAGTGAGAGTGCACCGCCATGTCCTCGAATGTGCGACATTCCCTCATAGTAATCGATACGAGGAAGATGCGGATGCCATCCTATTCAGATATAGACAAATCATTGGATAGTCAATACAGTGATCGTAGACTCTGGTATTCTACATACTCTGATAATGTTGTAGCGATAAGGATCAAAAACCAAGGATGAACCCATGCATAGAAACAGTAAAACaaagatatatatatatataagagatgagatgccaataaacaagaacaagaacaagaatTTTCAGCGTgctctttcctttctttaTTTTATGTTTAGTCCTCTTTCCAATCAGGACATGCGTCTTCCACCATTAATATTGAGTAGCTGATCAGGTGACCACACCAATCCTTCAATTGACAAGACTAGCAATCACTAatacctcctcccccctctccctcctccacctccattccTAGGCTGATAAGCccccccaccacctccataGGGATTataccctcctctccctgcTCCCGATCCAGCTCCAGCACCAGCTCCGCCATATCCTCCATACCCACCTTGAGGTGGTGCGCCATAAGCTGGTCTGGGAGCACCGTACGGATTAGGTGGAGGTGCAGCATAAGGGTTTGGtcgtggtggtggtgggttgtATGCGCCTGTTGTGGCAACAAAGGAAATCAGCATGAATTATTCCAAAATATGAGATGACGTTGATGGGTGTATATTGAATGAGGAGATATATCGCCACGCAAGCTCAGATTTCAGATCTATGAAAGCAACAAAGCTATGCGTAAGGACACGTAACTCACTGTAAGCcgatccacctccataccctccatATCCCCCTTGCGGCGCACTATAAGCTcctcctccatatcctccatacccacctccaccatacGGTGCAGCCTGAGGAGGGGGCGGTGCATACCCTCCATAAGtccgaggaggagggttaTAAGCATTGACAGGAGGAGGGGCATATCCTCCATATCCCGAAGCAGGAGGGGTAGGATACCCATTAGAAGTTCTAGGTTGGGGAGTCTGATGgaatccacctcttcccatACCTGGTCCGCCTGTCCTCTGATCACCCCCGCCAGAATGTCTAGGTCCTTTCCTAtgtcctcctccgcctcctccgcGTTGCACCCAATCTTTATCGCTTTCATTCAATCTCGATGGACCGGGTGTGTATCTAGGTAAGATCACTGATCGGTGGGGATGAGCCTGCTTGGGGAAGTAGTATCGGACGGAGATGGAGTTGTTATTGGTTAGATCGGGGCATTCGTCAATCTCAGGAATGGGAGATTCGAATGTAGAGTAGGGGATGTAGTTCGGTACAGCTAGGATGGATCCGGTTGCTCCGTCGCTCTGTTTGGGGTTGAGCGGGACGGGCTGGATGGGAGATAATGCAAGTCAGCATCACACTTAGGAGTAACAGCCGACCTGCAAACACCACGTGCAAATGATGGCTGCCAGGTGCCCGTCAAGTTCGTTAGGCGAAGAAGACTGCAACTCACCACATTGATGTCCTTGAATTTCAGCCCATACATCTCCGAGCAAACTTCCCCCAACCCATACTCCTGCTGATTCGACACAAACATAATATTATCTCCCCATCTATTCCTAAACTTCTCATCAGGCGTCAATTCCTTTTCTTTACTTTCTAGCGCAGCGAGTAATCGATCTTGATCAATGAACGGTAAGAGGGCGACACCCTGCCAAGCCATTTTCTTTCCGTTCATATCAATCTCGAAATCATCGGGATAGAAATCGAGGATTGGGGAATCTTCGTTGATCATTAGTTGTTGGAGTGGTTCTGGGAGATGTATTCGACTATAGGTCAAAGGATTTACAGTCAGATGCTCGTATTCACTAAGGATGCAATAGAGGAGGGGACcttcagctcacctcgcaGCGGGGAAGACACCCAATAACTGAGCAAAAGGTTTAAACGGTTCACTAATCTCAAATTCAATCTTGAATTTATCGATATCCTTGAAGTCCTGTGCGAAAGGAGCATAGTGGTATGGGTAGAACCAATCCCAAGCGGGGACACCTTGATAATAGTATTCTAGCACCCAACATAATCCCTCCATGTAGGATTTGGTTATCCTGAGTAAATCACTCCATCAGCTATGTTCTGACTCGCATATACAAATGGCCACGAGGAAAGGTATAGgaatggaagaggatggcaCAGTGATTCTGAAAATGTAAAGTGCCATCATACGGGAGAATACGAATGAACGGAGAAGATCGGTGTGAGTGCACATCCAACTCACTGCTGTATGAATTCCGTATCAGATAACGAGACCCCAAACTTCTTTTCATAGTACCTCTCCCTATAACCAGGTTCCCAAAGCTTCACGTCGTCCTCGTAACCCTCAACCGTCCCATCAGGGTTgaccttcaacttcttcttaGGGACAGGCTGGTCCGCCTCGGGATTAGGCGgcgcatcatcatcgtcatcatcatctgaacTACTCGACGAggaatcatcatcctcctcatctccattttcctcttcatcttcgtcatctcccTTAGTCCTCTTTCTCTTATTTGGTCTCGTTGGTGACTCGCCCTCATCCAATTCAATAGTCTCATCACCTATGGGAgcttcaccctcatcctcatcagatACTATAGCAGGCTGGActatctcctcgtccacaccctcatcttcaccttgtTCTTCCAGTACCTCTCTGGCTTCTTCAAGGGGTAGttgctccttctcctcatcttcggtATTTTCGACAGTAACAGTTTcaggctcatcatcacccagcAACTCAGCTTTGAGAGCCTCAGCCGCATTGAGGTTAGCCATCCGTATGGCACGTCGGTTCTTGACGATATCAGAGTTGGATGCGGTGTTCGACATAGCTTTCTTAACTGCTTCGGACTGTTTCttatctgcttcttcctTTGGTACCAGGTCGAATTGAGGTCTTGTAGGCAAGGATGGATGTAATGGTCCTCCACGCGCTGTAGCAGCTGGTTGGACAGCTACGTATTCCTGTCCGTTGAGCTGCATCGTGCCCTTGGGTGGTTCATCGAATCGCGTATGTTGACCTCCGCCATTCCCCTTAGCCTCATTctgacgacgatgatcatCTATCCGTCTTCTCTTTGTATGGTGTTCCTGTCGTTCTTCATCTGAACAAGCAACgttcatcagctatatcgCCTGGATTCGATCAAGGGGAGACAgctcaccctccttcctcttctggaaaatctcatcttcattcttcgCCAACCCCTCCAAAATCACCTGCGCCCGATCCAAATTGACCTTTCCATGATTCGTCAAGTACCCTCCCATTCTTGGTAGTTCCGCTCTCCAGATCTTGAGTAACACGTCAATAGCTCCTTCACGAATTTCCAAACTTGGTAAATGAGGTAAGAAATCGTTTCCGACAAAGAAAATCATGAAGATCCAATCATCTATTGCTAGTTCGTGATCGAACGGGAAGGGAACGCCGGGTACGTTGAGTTCGACGGCCAAGTATTCTCTTAAGCAGGATACGTCGAGGAAGATAAATGGTTTGGGGTCAACGGGTTTGGCAACTTCAACTACGTTTGGATCTTTTGCTTTCTTCTCGCCTGTGAAAGGGATGGAAGGATATCAGTCAGCGGAACCTTATAGTTAACTGAAACGCAATGAATGTGAATTGATTATAGCCGTGTGCAAAGAGagagccaactcaccaatacAGTTCGAAGTAAGATGCCCACTCTGCCCACAGTTCTTACACGGCTGAGGCCCCTTACTCCCCTGAGCAAACACATCCTCCCTCAAGACTCTAAAGTGGGGTTCGTGAGTAGCCA comes from Kwoniella bestiolae CBS 10118 chromosome 1, complete sequence and encodes:
- a CDS encoding 5'-3' exoribonuclease 2; this translates as MCMFIVLQGVPALFRWLSKKYPKIVNRVVEDTPKKVRTSDGEIEEIPVRYEGPNPNGFEVDNLYLDMNGIVHPCTHPEGKPAPETEAEMMVEIFKYTERVVNMTRPRKVLMMAIDGVAPRAKMNQQRSRRFRAAQEAADKAEEKREAIKMFEAMGHIVSEETQNQKHWDTNAITPGTPFMDLLSISLKYWVSHKLSTDPGWKNLKVILSDSSVPGEGEHKIMDWIRRQRSHPTWDANTSHVIYGLDADLIMLSLATHEPHFRVLREDVFAQGSKGPQPCKNCGQSGHLTSNCIGEKKAKDPNVVEVAKPVDPKPFIFLDVSCLREYLAVELNVPGVPFPFDHELAIDDWIFMIFFVGNDFLPHLPSLEIREGAIDVLLKIWRAELPRMGGYLTNHGKVNLDRAQVILEGLAKNEDEIFQKRKEDEERQEHHTKRRRIDDHRRQNEAKGNGGGQHTRFDEPPKGTMQLNGQEYVAVQPAATARGGPLHPSLPTRPQFDLVPKEEADKKQSEAVKKAMSNTASNSDIVKNRRAIRMANLNAAEALKAELLGDDEPETVTVENTEDEEKEQLPLEEAREVLEEQGEDEGVDEEIVQPAIVSDEDEGEAPIGDETIELDEGESPTRPNKRKRTKGDDEDEEENGDEEDDDSSSSSSDDDDDDDAPPNPEADQPVPKKKLKVNPDGTVEGYEDDVKLWEPGYRERYYEKKFGVSLSDTEFIQQITKSYMEGLCWVLEYYYQGVPAWDWFYPYHYAPFAQDFKDIDKFKIEFEISEPFKPFAQLLGVFPAASRIHLPEPLQQLMINEDSPILDFYPDDFEIDMNGKKMAWQGVALLPFIDQDRLLAALESKEKELTPDEKFRNRWGDNIMFVSNQQEYGLGEVCSEMYGLKFKDINVPVPLNPKQSDGATGSILAVPNYIPYSTFESPIPEIDECPDLTNNNSISVRYYFPKQAHPHRSVILPRYTPGPSRLNESDKDWVQRGGGGGGHRKGPRHSGGGDQRTGGPGMGRGGFHQTPQPRTSNGYPTPPASGYGGYAPPPVNAYNPPPRTYGGYAPPPPQAAPYGGGGYGGYGGGAYSAPQGGYGGYGGGSAYSAYNPPPPRPNPYAAPPPNPYGAPRPAYGAPPQGRGGYNPYGGGGGAYQPRNGGGGGRGGRRY